A window from Acidobacteriota bacterium encodes these proteins:
- the rplS gene encoding 50S ribosomal protein L19, with protein MNLLDHVESAYLRDDIPDFSPGDTVRVHVRVVEGSRHRLQVFEGVVIARNGGGIRATFTVRKISAGVGVERIFPVHAPIIDHLEVVRRGDVRRAKLYYLRDRVGKAARIKEKRD; from the coding sequence GTGAACTTGCTCGATCATGTCGAGTCCGCGTACTTGCGCGATGACATCCCAGATTTCAGCCCCGGTGACACGGTGCGCGTCCACGTGCGGGTCGTTGAAGGTAGTCGCCACCGACTCCAGGTGTTCGAGGGTGTTGTCATAGCCCGCAACGGTGGCGGCATTCGCGCGACATTCACTGTTCGCAAAATCAGCGCAGGTGTCGGTGTCGAACGCATTTTTCCGGTCCATGCGCCGATTATCGATCATCTCGAAGTGGTGCGCCGCGGCGACGTGCGGCGAGCCAAGCTCTACTACTTGCGTGACCGCGTTGGTAAGGCGGCGCGCATCAAGGAGAAGCGGGACTGA
- a CDS encoding heavy metal-binding domain-containing protein: protein MAYSEDTIRNGAGIEQARRDTVDPFGDDRPVFRSTSNENEAMEHNWQRPATSTADAQTTALEHIDLTGDDPVAAVTRSAVVTESISQQPQAVSTPSDAADVPEAVENATIRDLRTTSRTNVLKEPSAHYGLGRRWGSQWSTAAQGWVTSPSGEQVWRPVISTTETLSQWDTDTYLGVVTAEVAIDASPAGYTNLGETLARARQIGIDGLTEEAIDRGAHAVIGVAMTYTPLGDRLLITMTGTAVTLREKAPQQPRLGY, encoded by the coding sequence ATGGCCTACAGCGAAGACACCATCCGCAACGGCGCCGGAATCGAACAGGCGCGACGTGATACGGTCGACCCGTTCGGAGACGACCGTCCTGTGTTTCGCTCTACATCGAACGAGAACGAAGCCATGGAACACAACTGGCAACGACCCGCCACTTCCACCGCAGACGCACAAACCACCGCCCTTGAGCACATTGATCTCACGGGTGACGATCCGGTAGCAGCGGTAACCCGGTCAGCAGTGGTAACCGAGTCGATCAGCCAACAGCCGCAGGCAGTCTCGACCCCCAGCGACGCCGCGGATGTGCCAGAGGCAGTGGAAAACGCGACAATTCGCGATCTACGGACCACGAGCCGTACCAACGTCCTTAAAGAGCCGTCCGCTCACTACGGGTTAGGCCGGCGCTGGGGCTCGCAGTGGAGCACCGCGGCTCAAGGGTGGGTCACCTCGCCGTCTGGCGAACAAGTGTGGCGACCAGTGATAAGCACGACAGAAACCCTGTCACAGTGGGACACCGATACCTACCTTGGCGTCGTGACGGCCGAAGTAGCAATCGACGCCTCTCCTGCCGGGTACACCAACCTTGGCGAGACCCTCGCACGCGCCCGCCAAATCGGGATCGACGGCCTCACCGAGGAAGCCATTGATCGAGGCGCACACGCGGTAATCGGCGTCGCTATGACGTACACCCCTCTCGGCGACCGGCTTCTAATCACCATGACCGGAACCGCAGTCACACTCCGGGAAAAAGCCCCACAGCAGCCGCGGCTTGGCTACTGA
- the trmD gene encoding tRNA (guanosine(37)-N1)-methyltransferase TrmD, which yields MHIAIITIFPDFFAETLEISIVGKARATGLLETTVVDLREFGSGVHRQVDDAPFGGGVGMVLQPEPMANALGPYAATRRILLTPAGATLTQVTLDRWALLPALTLVCGRYEGVDERIAENFIDEEVSIGDYVLLGGEVAALAIVEGVTRLLPGALGNPESVHTESFRNGLLEEPQYTRPADWRGWSVPDVLLSGHHERVEEWRRQQRLERTRLRRPDLLRTEFAEPREVE from the coding sequence ATGCACATTGCGATCATCACGATTTTCCCTGATTTCTTTGCTGAGACGCTCGAAATATCGATTGTTGGCAAGGCTCGCGCTACAGGCCTTCTTGAAACAACTGTTGTCGATTTACGGGAGTTTGGCAGTGGCGTACATCGCCAGGTCGACGATGCGCCATTTGGTGGCGGGGTTGGCATGGTGCTGCAACCCGAGCCAATGGCGAACGCCTTGGGACCCTACGCGGCGACTCGACGGATTCTGTTGACACCTGCCGGCGCAACCCTCACGCAGGTGACTCTCGATCGCTGGGCGCTACTTCCTGCATTGACTCTGGTGTGCGGGAGATACGAAGGTGTCGATGAGCGCATTGCAGAAAACTTCATTGACGAGGAGGTCTCTATCGGCGACTATGTCCTGCTCGGCGGGGAAGTGGCTGCGTTGGCGATCGTTGAAGGGGTGACAAGGCTGTTACCGGGTGCGCTTGGCAACCCAGAATCAGTGCACACCGAATCTTTCCGCAACGGCCTGCTTGAAGAGCCCCAGTACACTCGACCAGCAGATTGGCGTGGGTGGTCCGTACCCGACGTGCTGCTGTCCGGGCACCACGAACGGGTTGAGGAGTGGCGCCGGCAGCAGCGGCTTGAGCGAACTCGCCTACGTCGACCCGACTTGCTCCGCACAGAGTTCGCCGAGCCTAGGGAAGTGGAGTAA